A window of Megalops cyprinoides isolate fMegCyp1 chromosome 13, fMegCyp1.pri, whole genome shotgun sequence genomic DNA:
AAAGGACCTTGGTCACCCTGTTTAAAATCAGGTCATTTTTACACCCAAAGCTCGTGTTTCAAACAGCAGCAATGTTCTAAATGTCTAAATCGTGTTCTGAAAAGGAATAGGTGCTCTTGggatttttacagtttttgtgcACCCATTCCAGTTTTAACACCGGTTCCCTCTGACAAGCTTAAAAGGCCTGTTACTAGCCGTCGCATTCACATTGTGCAGTTTAAGAGCATCACAATCTGTAAAAAGATCCGGACAATTGATCTGCTGTGCAAATGGTGCTGATCGACCTGAAACAGTGGGACCGAGTGAAGGGAAAGCCTGCTCGTGGCAGAATcgtcctgacacacacacaagtcttAAGTTGGTGGACAGATAGCCATTAGCTTCAGTGCCTGGCCTCTCCCATACATGTCCACAGTCAAGGCCTTCTGACGGCCGCTCTGTCCGTCCTCCCATGTCCACTGGTGTGAAGTATTCTGTGGAGCGAGTGACCCTTGCTCATTGTGCAACCCCCGAActactgatttatttatttcagctttttgttCTCTGCCCTCTGTAACCCACCCCATCTTAACCCCCGTCCAACATGGCCTGGTTCATTTTACGAGGGGGGGGGCAATGTCCTTGTCCCACCTCTGGTTCTCACATTCCCAATCCAGCCCTCCAGCTGCTTGTGATATAAAAGCAGGCTCTATCATGTCCTTTGTGTCCGTGAGCCTTGGCAAGGGGGAGGTCATTTACTCTAATTCCAGAGATCTGTGGAGACAGGCTCCACCCAGTTTGCACTTTCTCAGGCGTTGGGTTAcagactgctctgtgtgtgtgcgtgtgcgtgtgtgtgtgtatgtttgtatcaCGGGGGAGGGGACTGGCCATCTGTCTACAAGTTTCAAGGGACCAAATAGGGTGCCGAGGTGAACCCTCTCATTTCGCATCACATTTTAATCCAGCCATGGTCATACGCAGGGTGTTTAAaagatgaaattgaaaattgataTTAGATTTGCCAAAATAGAATagggtttatttttattctgacaATAAATGTTGTTATTTGTTCCACTGTATGTGCTTCTGTATGTATTGGTTTAGATGCCTTAAACTGGACCACATAAATAAGACCTCTGTTACTGTACTACTGCCAACTCAGATCCCATGCAGTTCACCTGAATGTGCTCAGATCCGCtcttaaatgtcagtgtttttctttcctctgaaaTGCAATGGCTACTCAAGCCCATTGTCAATCGATGGAAGTGTTTGTGTCTTCAGTAGATCTGTTTGTGCAacttgtttgattttgtttcatttcatgtatgCAAAAGGTCTTAACAGTTTTGCCTTAAATACACTGGCTCTGTAGCATTCTGTGCAACAGACCTGTTTGATAATAACACTTAGTTACTCAACTTCACTCTCAATCACATTTATCAGTTCTGCACAGCTTAagtattttatgtgtatttataactagtcatgtttgtttatttgaaggAGCATAAATTTcatgtaaagatttttttttctgttttttttttttttgaaagctcCCCAGGTAATTCACCTTCAGACATAATCTCACAACTTTATAAACAGGATGGTTGGGTGCCAGTGTCCATCTATCTATTTTGCTGTCAAGGGGTTTTCTGAAGAAATCTTAAGGTTGTGTACAGCTGCAAAAGGGTGCTTGTGGTGAGTTTTTACCGTGCTTCTGAGCTACTGTTTGTGAGCATCGTGGTTAGAACTGGGTAACAGTGCAGAGTTGTTCTTAAGGGACTGGACTTTGAGCCAGTTTTGCAGGCTTAAATCCCAGGtgaggcacagctgttgtacacttgagcaGAACCACTTTagctgaattgcttcagtaaaatatctagTTCTGTACACTCAAGTTGCTGTGctaagcaaaaacaaaaagtgttacGATACATACAGTAATCCAGGATAAGTTACTCTTGCAGTTTTGGGAAGCAATCTCAGAAACAAAAAGTGCTTTCATGTCAATACTGCGGGTGCATACGGCTGGTTTTATCTCATTTAATGTGGCAGTAAATGCCTCCCAGCTCCAGGCATTAGTTGTGATCTttaaacaatgtgaaatgtagccatttgtgtttgtcttagagatgattttgtacattttaattctCTGTATTCACAGaacaaatgtgcatttaaaaaaataatgataggGGGTATAGATGTTCTGTTGTGATTATATTTTGGCTGGTGGCACAGCTGACAAACTAACAGATCCATGTCACTCATTTGATGTGTAAATGTCCCGTAGTGCAGCTTTTGTGTATGGGGGAAGCTGTTGTCCATCCCGTTGATGAAATTGTGATATACTGTAAGAGAATGTCAagccctcacccccccacccccccaaaaaagagtTGCTTTTAATCCCACATAAGGTGACTTGGTATTTATGGGTGAAACCAAACACTGAGATATTAAGAGGAGCTGAGATGAACAGAGTTCTCAGACCAGCGCAGGAACTGAACACTTAAAGCTCTCTTAATTCTTCTTAACAAGTTGGAAGTGCTGGTGTGCTACATGCAGGTGTTAAAACAGGTGCCTTCTGTTGGGAAATATGAGTCACATGATCTCACCTGCGTAGCGGAAGGCTTAGAAAGCATGGTGTATATGGAGCAAAAATGTATGCACTCAAATGCATTgtctttaaattgcattttacaaatgcaCAATTCTAGTACAGCAGGCTTTGAGGAAATGGATCTTTGTAAACTAGCTACTGCACCATGTCATGTGTACTTACTTTTGAGATGCAggaaaattacttttaaatgagcagaaaatgcataaacaaaacaaaatctagTATTTAGGGgtcttttgtgtttcttttggcTGGTGCATtatatgtttgtttcatttgttgttaTTGGAAAGATGAAACATctacagaaatgtgaaaaaaatcagttgtcCTGTATAAACGTCACTGCGTTCTGTCTCCCTGTAAGAAAAAATCTATGtatcaaataatttattgcttgtgttgcatttatttcGTTCTTTGCACaattttctgcctttttcaaGGCAGACAGTGCATCTCCATGGTGAGAGGGAAACgggatatatatttttgcaaagATCTCATTTAAAGGGCATGTACCACCTTTTACTCTtcctttgagaaaataaaatgtatttgtttctgcaaaataaaagaCCTTTTCTCTGATCAGTCTCCTATTGTAATGACTGCCTATCACCACATGGGGGTACTGTAGCATTGGGGAAACATTTCTACAACAGGAAGGCCTTTAGAGCAAAAAATTTGTCCCATGAACCTTATGAAAGAACaactttttttcagtatttatcAAGCCTTTCTAATTAATTCAATGACAAGGTGTGACCAAGGATACCGAATTGCAATCTGGAAAACAATGACACAAGCCATCCACTCAAGCTTTTCTTTGTATTGAACATGACACACTTGAAGAACCCAATTTCAGAAGTCTGGTTATCTCACTCTTGGATCACTTATGACATCATTCATCTAGTAGAAAAACCTTTACTGATCATATATGTGTGCAAGTTCTGGATGCGTGTACAACAAATCTGtaggttttctttttaatttttcaagtTAACACAAGCTGGCATTCAGACCTAAAAAATCAACACCCAAAGGAAGAAAGGAATAAAATGAATGGTTGGCAGGGAGACAAAACACAGGCCTTGGACCTGAAATTCCTCTTATGAACTGAGCTTTGGTGACATTTCttgattttcatcatttcaagtTGTTGCCTGAGAAACGGGCTTGCAGGAACTGCAATCTTGATCAAAACACCAAAGCTAGTTTCTAAAGGTGGATCTGTCTCGGACAGTCTTTACGTGAAAACATATTTGAGCATTGGTTCCAAGAgatgaaataaaactgtgaaGCAGTAGGCAAAAATACTAAAGGAGGTTTGCTATTCatatatgtacaaatatacacatacatgaaaatcagattacaaataaataatcaaaataagaAAGCCTCATCTAAAAGTGATTAAACATGTGACATGGAGGTGATTACCTGTGCAATACCTGTGCTAACTAAAtgttagcattattattatcatataatGTTCATGATTTGACATGTTAATCAGAAATTCCACTTATCAAACAGTTCTTTTGTCTCCTGAGTAAGTAGATTTCTAAAATGATGTCCAAGGAAACAAAACCAACATCCTTTGGAAAAGCATAATAttgtctgtgatgtgatgttatCAATTAGCACATATTACTTGCAAAAAACCctctaaaaatgaaaagaaacatggTTTGAATTAAACTGATTTATTGAACATTACAGACAGTAGTGTTCTTACACGCAAAGTACACAAAACAATCATTGAGGCTCACTGATTTGTGTACAATTTACTTGCATAGAGGAGTTCACTTCTCAAAGTGGTActtaaagacagagagagcccaAACAGACCAGAACACTGGATGAACACAGAAGACACAAATGGCCACAAATGATACAACTTATCCCCAATTCAAAAACAGTGACCAAAATTAATcacttaaataattaaaatttcatgatttattggctaatgtatacatatttattaacACACACCCTGTCATAAATTTAACCCGAtttatgtgtttaaaaacaatggCAGTTTTGCTGTCGTAATAACTACTTCACCACTTGCCTGGTGAAAATGAGCTCTCTTCAGTATCACTAATTTATCACTGTTCTGCATGATTCTTCTCGTAATACACCACATGCTTATGAAAGAAAATTctattttaatgtgtaatttcCTGTATAAAACTCTGAGGAATCCTATTTTAAGGAGCTAGCCCTTAGGATTACTGAGGTGGACAGTTGTGAGACTATGAAAGGAACGCTGGTTATCTATAGATCCGAGGTAGACTATGCTGACTAGCTGTGTGAGCTACTCAGGATTTGAGGACAATAGTAACTGTAAAACCACAAGGTAAACATTTGACTGTTGAGCAATTCAAACCAAACTACTATCTTCAGGGGCTACTGAGCCACTGCTATATTGTACCTCTATGCTAGCTATCTATACTTAAGCTtccatacagtacattgcaatTTTGATACTGGTTGAAACAAGTCACAGACTGAAAGATGTTAGCCATCTAAAAAGGGTCCTCTGATCCACCAAATTTTTCAGAAATTCTGAGTAGCGGGCTCATATGTTTTTTACTCTGTTCCCATTGATAATTCAGTGCATTATCACTACATTCTCCCAAAGAGGGTCAAGAGTCCATTTTACTCCAATTCATATATCTTACTCCTATGGTCATTCCCTTTTAGTGCTAAGTATCTTTCAAGATGCACAGACATCCAACAGTCACAACTTCAAAAGACTGGAGCTAACACTGTAGGTGCCAGGTACGTACCAGCAAGGCTAGAGGCTTcagaacagtttaaaaatgcaagttgTGATTGCAGAACGCCCCTGAAGCtcatgattcatcactccagtgTCAGACATGAACATATACATCTATTACAGGGGGTGTTCAATCTAACCACGATGGTCTTTTGTCCTTCACTTCGAAAGGTGAGTGTAAGCAATTGTCATTTTTTCTCAGTACTTACACACCACCAAAAGTTATGCAATCATTGAAATTAACCCACAAAGTAAGAATCTAAAGGAAATAAAGCCTGCTGAAATGTGTAGCTCAACAGACAAAGCTCCACTGTGGTTAGAATAAATGCACCCCCACCTGACTCTCCCTTTGTGGGTAAATTTAGGGTGTTATTTTCAAAGTGGGTCTCACGACTGACAGTATTCCTAAAAGAGAGGAGACTAGTCCGCAGAACCCCACCACCCCAGCATTGGTCTGGTATATCCCCAACCTGTCTAGCGGAATGAACAGGTCACACAAATTTTTCACAGTGTCAAGGACAACCGGTGGGTTGCTCTTCAGACTCTCATAGAGCAAGAACAGAAAAGCATCGAGCTTAGGGACAAGGACAGAGGCCACATCCCTATGGTCATTTTGATTCTGATCAACCTTCTGCTGGTGCCGCCTCTGGCGAGCTCTCAGCACCATGATCTGAGTGATGACATATACATCTCGGGTCAAACTCATGACCAGAGAGAAGTAGTAGCAGCGGGAAGCGTTAAAGCTCCAGCGTTCCTTGTCAATATCGCGGATGAGCCCCACGTTTCGCGCCCACAGCACGTTGTCGCAAACGAAATACAAAGCACGGTTGATATTGGCCACGGTCAGGCAGAAGCGCAGCACGGGGTCTGAGAGGCGCAAGGTTCGTTTGGCGGCGTCCACGGCGTTCACCGTGTTACCCAGTCGGAATACTGTAAGAAAAGGCGTTTCACTCTGTGCATATACAACATTATAAATTAACCGAAACACAATCACATTtacagaggtggacaccccggcttcagaaagtaaaagtcctgccacgtatttgttccacccatgcactacaccagtcgaatttaattagcacaactcttcagccaggtagaggagctaattagtgaaataaccttgtttagtgaatggctagaacaaatgcatggcaggacttttactttctgaagccgggaTGTCCACATCTgcacatttattaaaacaaaatgcaatttgtgcAAATTTCGGCATCGTCCCTTTCCGAAACTGTTAGGGTCATATATActgtttaaacatttgtttacatatatttacttCACGTAAAACATGACCACACTTACATTTTCTTCCTGAGCTCATATTGGATTCCAGACTTTGCAGCTTTTTCACAAGTTCTTGCCTGGCAGCCTTATTTCGCAGCAAATACTTTATAAAAGCACATGCGTATTGAGTTGTTCTGGAGAAAAAGAAGTTGCAAGTGCAGCATTTAGCAACTGggtgaaacattttatttgggACATACATCGCAATGTAATGAGTGCTTTACAAGcgtttttgtttgaaatgatctttttcaaaacagcaatgTAGCTAGCCATTGTATAGCATTGCTAGCGTCAGAACAGTGCAATGACATGCCTTGAGGTTGTTTTCAAAGCTTCATGACTAGGGATGGCAATGGCTTGATAGCATGCAAGGGAGCATGTGGTGTTAGAATTAGAATCTAGCTAACATTCACTAAGTGCTGGTGTCAGGGCAACCTGAATGATCACTGTAAATCCAGTCCACTGACTGTAATACTGATCAAGTTGATGACATCCAGAAAGGATCTCGCTAGCTAGCTGAAGTAACTAACTTGGCTAGCTAAGTGACACACCCCTTTTCATGGCCAATGTGTTCCTGAGGGCTTACTCTTGGACACAAAAATATGTGACTGCAATTTCACCACGAAGACCACGATATTTAGGTAGTTTGCTACGGCGTCGCATTCCACCAGCTACTCACCTGAAAATTCGGTCCCTTCCCTGGCTTTGATTCGTGAATTTGATAAAAGACTCCATTTCTAAGCAGTTAGCGAGCTAGCCTGCTACCTTTGTTAACGTATAActtgaaaaaagttcaaataacgttagctagcaagataTGGAGTTCTAAAGTGTACAGCAGCTAAATTTTGAAAAGGCTCTCGTGGTTGCAACCTAAGGAATCGGTTGACACACACGCAATAGCTTGTCACCGAGTCTTACTAGTATTTAGAACATGCTGTTCCTTGTCCCTTTTTACTTTGGTTGCTGGTGGGGAAATGATCATCAGAGACAGTCCTATCACCCGCCCGGGCACGTGGGAAACAAAGATCACCGAGTGTCTGATAAGACGATCAGACGGGGGTTTTTGTGCAAATCCAAGCCGCAGCTCAGTTCATACCCAGCAGATAGGCCTCTGCAATAGTGGAAATTGAGGAGTATGTAATTTGTCCAGATCTATTCGAGGGAAGATTCGATGGAACAGATAAACGTTCGTAAATAGCTAACAGTTAGTCTGGCATACGTTAACTAGCAACCCAGTCACCTTCAGCTAAGGaggaatatattgcaaaatgcatacatatatacatcacATTAAATACGCAAACGGTTGGCGAAAATCAAGAAGGGTACAATTAAGTTAGACTAAGTGTGATCGGTTGATTTAAGTGAGGACAATACGCAGCCGCAGTTGTAGTACGGAGGTTTCTAAGGGAGACATATGGAAAGAAACTTCCTGTACACGTTGCTATGACAACCGACTCTGTCAACCATTGAGGACAGCAAGTGAGCTGCCGAGAAGACTTTAACAATAATCCATCGGTTTAAACGGTGAGTATTCTGTAGAGACCGACATCGTGTAGCAAGTTAGCAAGCAAGATCTTAAACCTTTTTGAAGAACGTCCTCCCTGAAGATTGACAGTGACGTTAGTTAGCTAAACAGCCTGAGAACAGCACCAACGACATGTATTTTGAGATGGTAATTAACAGTAGTCATTAAACTAGCTGGCTATGTTCCAAGTATTGCTTTTATCAATCTAAGAAATAGTTAGCGATTTTGCGTGCTGACCTGCTAGCAATGTATTACAATGCAATATAACTCTTCATATTGTACTCTTCATGTTGTACTTTCACACTGGTTTTCACACTGATGTAGGTAGAGTAGTACGTATAAGTTGACTTGCTGGCAAGTCCAGCTGGGTTGCCCTTAAATGATTACAATGATTGTTGATGTAATACATTGGCTGACTGTGCACACGTCACTATTAAGCATCCACGGAGTTATACGTTCTTCATGCGCCGTTTGTTTTCGAAGGTGACCCAGGATGCATGTCTACATCAGAAAAGGCCCCACGGACATCCCTGAGCCCTCTGAGAAGGGTGGAAGTGATGACGAAGAAGACACGTATCTGAAGGATCCTGACCTGCAGCAGGACCAGCTTCCTCAGCCTTTCCGCATGATTGACAAGGTTCTTAACAGGCTGGTTGACAGGGCTTGGGAGATCATCTCAGACAGAGAGGCAAGTCGAATAGCTGAGCAGTCTAAGAAGAAAATCCCGGTTTTGGAGGCTACTGGAGAAGTGAAGGTATGTATAATTTTTAGCCTTTCTAGTACAAGAAATGTTCATCATTGCATAATCATGTatcatgtgatttatttttttttactttttcatgttAAAGTTATACTAAATAGAGTCTCAAGTCTCAGTAACAATAAGTGTTTGAAAAAGGGAATGGAAGacataaagaaagagaaaatatttactttttttctttcacagcttCCACGGAGAACTAACTGCCTGTCGTGCTCAGAGgatggaaaatatgttttcatggGTCACTCCCACGGCCTGTCTATTATCTGCACCTCATCCCTCATCTGTATCTCAGCATGGGAGGACGACAGCATGGAAATCACCTCCCTTCAAAGCACCTGCCTTGCAGAGATGACATATCTCCTGGCTACTGTGGATGACATGGGTAATAACAGCTTTTAGAAGAAATAGactatatttttgtcatttccgAAGATATAACTGCCAAGCCCACCCCCCAATTCCCCTTCACAATTAAATTTTTGAGAAAAACCCATGTCCTCTTTTTAGTAgtaaagcagtgtttcttttctcatttcaggTGTTTCTAGACTGTTTGCCTACTGCCCAGACTCTATCTACCTGATCAAAATCATCAATGAAACAGTTAGTGTCATTGTTTGCCTCCAGAACTggtataaaatattttagatatgcTGTATGTTCTATTTCAGTCTTCAGTGAAAATACTATCttaaattacaggtttttttcctcatacatTGTTTGTTTAGATGTAATATTTAAGGCTAAATTTAAATAATAGTTTCATACTTTATTGATATACAGGATGATATAAGCCAAAggaaaatctgcaaaaaattAGAACTGTCCAAAGGGGGGGACAATGGCGCAGCTGTCATGGAATGTAAGTTATGTTTTGAACACAcactttttgaatgaattttgtgactgatttttttttttttaataggaTCATTACTAATCAAATATACTTGGACACTGATGTGACTGATGAAGGATAATGTCCACCCTCCACAATTCTTTTCACAGAAGGGAAACAGTACTCACGCTGTTTCCTCCTAGTTTTAATCACACAGCAATCCTCTAACTTCTTTACACAGGCAATGGTACGTCTTGGCTTGAGGTTTATCGCTTTCCCAAAGAATCCTGGCTGAAAGAGTTAGAGGTCATGGGAGCAACTTCACAAAAACAGGTAACTGGCACATGCATGGTATTGCATCAGTGATGTTCTTTGCCCATGTGGCAGTTGTACAAGGCTAATGAGAATCCACATGTACAAAATGAGCTGATTTGTTGTAAAGTGAGAGAAGATTTGCTATACTATTCCCAGTTTGGTGTCATCACAATAACGCAAGAATTTTCTAAAAGTTGTTTTGTAGTGTATGGAAAGTAATTAATTCACCCCCTTATATTCTGATATTTGGACACAGAATTCATATAACTCCTGGGATGTTGCTTTgacatgta
This region includes:
- the LOC118788254 gene encoding peroxisomal membrane protein 11A-like, translated to MESFIKFTNQSQGRDRIFRTTQYACAFIKYLLRNKAARQELVKKLQSLESNMSSGRKLFRLGNTVNAVDAAKRTLRLSDPVLRFCLTVANINRALYFVCDNVLWARNVGLIRDIDKERWSFNASRCYYFSLVMSLTRDVYVITQIMVLRARQRRHQQKVDQNQNDHRDVASVLVPKLDAFLFLLYESLKSNPPVVLDTVKNLCDLFIPLDRLGIYQTNAGVVGFCGLVSSLLGILSVVRPTLKITP